The DNA region AAAAGTGTTTTAATTGAcgttaaagaaataaaaaccgACGTTAGTTTAATGATGTTTGACTTAACGTCAATCGAGTTAATGATCACCAAAATTCTTATCACAcattatccaaattttaaatttatttattttccttattccatataaaataattttatatgttttgtaatgCTTTTTCAATagcaacaataataaaattaaaaaaaaaagattgaaaatataaacaattatatgaaatatttttgatttatagTTTTGGAAAAATGTCAAGGTAACACGTGTATAGATAATTGAAGGTGACACTTGTATACATAATTGTGTGGCGGTGAAATAATTCAAGGTAACACTTGTATAGATAATTGAAGGTGACACTTGTATAGATAATTCAAGGTTCCTATTTATCATTAAatgagaaaagttttttttattacatagTTTATATTCATCTAGTTAATATTGGAAAATACCATAGGATgagattaaattttgaaaattaccaAGAGGTTATATGCTTGATGATTATTAATGTTTCCTGATTACCTGATTATGATTGTTTCCTGACTTTGTAgaatgatgaagaggaagacaTTGGTGGTGATGAGCATCTTCTCGGTAGGGTGTGGTGTACTATTGATGTATTCAACCTTGAGGATCTTCTCTGTCAGTGGCAGATCCAGGACAATATTTGGTCTAGGGCACttaaataatatagttaataaatatattttgtttttgtttttgttaaagtatatattttgcatttttaatatatttctatgGTATGAACTATGAAGTCCAAAAAATGAGTCAAACTTTTTGAAAGTattgtttatattggtttatgATTATGCTTAATTAGATACAtacttaattattaattagGAAATACACAATTTCAAACTTATAATTcattatcaaatataaatatttgtaatatatttaaaatcactTATCTTATCatatcacacaaatttaaagcctaaaaataataaattaactataaaagagataatattttttaatgttactaatttaatagtttattacttatattttgaaaataaagatatatgtctactttgtaataaaagaaatgtgaataaagtgaaaataaaaataattgcatatatatatatatatatatatttttaaatggaATAAGAAAATGCCtccaacaaatataaaactgaCCAAAAGAAATATGACAAGAGCTAATTGAGAATTGATCTCAGGACCTAAAGCTTATTATTGGAAACAATTACCAACAAAGCTAAAGATTCTAATGGGAAAATGTTAAAAGCAGAAATTTAAAAAGGAGTATATGGCACGTGCCCTACCTCCTCATAACGTAGATCCACCCCTGTTCTCGGTCCTCCTCATCTCTAAAGAAATAACACAGAACTCTTTCTAATATAGATCATCTCGATCTACATCTCAAAAGAAAAGACGGACCTCTGCTTTTATATCAGAACCATTGCCAACGGCTCTATTATTACCATGAGAACCATCTTCAAGAAGCtcatactgtttttttttttttgaacaaatttgaacaaaataagatacaacataaacaaaatataattcctTATAACATATTATTcgttaatcttttttttaaaaataaaacatacaacataaacaaaataagatgACACAAAACTAATCTATGTTTAATTTAATTCGTTACAAATGAGATTATTCACACAAcatacaacataaacaaaataagatgacacaaaagttccaaaaaacatccaaatatcCAAGAGTGTTGCAAATATTACATGAGGGAACCTAACTTTGAAAATCAGCAGGGTTTAGGTCATTAGTTTGAGACTCAAGGAAATGCGACATAGTTTGGGTTAGTCTTGAGGAATCTCACCAAGCATGAGATCTCTGCTTGTTACTCAGATGCAACCCGCAAAGCCTCAGCTGCAACCCATGAAGCCTTTGCGTCACGCTTTGCTTGTAGAGCTGCTTGTTCCTCTATCTTACGATTAGCGtcttcaagctgttgttgcagGGTTGTGAAAGTAGAAGAGCTTCCAGGGTACTTCCGCTTCCCGTTGATGTAACTtcctaggcttccaactccaaagtatgttcctctatcATTTATGTAAGTAGACTCcatacacaaaacagagagaaaaagttattataattacttaacaatgaaaaacttaatagcttattagaaagaagcaaattacctgaagaaagagctcatcatcctcctcatgAGATAGCTCTGATCGACGTGAAGTACCATCTGAAGACTCATCATTATCCTGAGCAGCCAACTTagcttcccttcttttcttatatgcctcatgaactgcttgcgctttcttatccacaaaagtaccatcttttttggtatgagtcctgagaaaaacttcaggaatagttgGCGGTCTTCCCAATTCTACTTCCTGGAATGTtagacaatgaaaaggttagGAACCATTTGATGTCAAgtaattaaacaatgaaaaggttatgatgtaactcaccatctcttgttcgatttgtaagtaagacttcggccatgatacatgcttgtgagggccaataccattacggtcagacattcgagctgctgaagtggttgcactctttTCCATGGCCTCTTCTGTGttccaatagtcacacatttctttccaaagagtTCTCTCAATCCACCTCGGTTTCCCTTCCTCTCGCTGAGCTgctgccttggaaaccatgtctttcatacgGTTTTGACAAATGCTATAGAACTTTGCTTGAACCACACCGGTTAGAgagggatcccaggtgtgtgttttctacaaaagaagactagtgttagtgataaaaaaaccaagaaaaaaaagctatacatacagaaatcaaattgaaaggagTAGAAGTTTACCGCGAATTCCAAGAAGTAACCTTCTCTTCTTGCATTCGGAACACAACCCCAACTGTAATATggaccatcaaacttgtttgtaaacacttttgtaatctttcggGTAAGTGATGACTTGTCTTTACCAAaccttcaaacacaaacaaatcagtAGTCAAATtccaatcaaacacaaacaaatcgatcaatccaagtaaaattctaatcacaaacaaacacaaacaatccaaaattctaaaaattctaatcacaaacaaacacaatcaatccaaaattctaataattctaatcacaaacaatccaaaatacaaaattctaatccaaattctaatcccaaacaaacaaacacaatcaaattctaatccaaacaaacaaacacaattaaattctaatccaaaatacaaaattctaatccaaattcTTACCATGTGGTTCCACGCTctaatgagagagagaggacagTGGTATACTTCTCACGGCCTGGTTGGACAAGCATGTCATGTAAAGAAGCGAGTACATCAGCTGGGAGATTTGATTCCCTTGCACCGTCATCCTCCGaatcagcttcttcctcatgtGAGTTTTGCGCTTGAGAACTGTGAAGCGATGCAGAAGCTGCTCGAGGTTGACCAGGTTGAGAAGAGAGTGGTCGATGAGACTGTCGAGGTAGAGGAGACTCTCGTGGTAGATTCGAGACTTGAGGAGACTGTCGATGATGATTCGTGACTGACGGTTGAGGAGACTCTCGAAGTTGACTCGAGAATTCTGGTGGATTCGTCGCGGAGGCGAGAGGTTGAGGAAAAGGACGCCTGGTTGGATCTTCGCCGGAAGGGGATGTTCCGGGAAAGNNNNNNNNNNNNNNNNNNNNNNNNNNNNNNNNNNNNNNNNNNNNNNNNNNNNNNNNNNNNNNNNNNNNNNNNNNNNNNNNNNNNNNNNNNNNNNNNNNNNNNNNNNNNNNNNNNNNNNNNNNNNNNNNNNNNNNNNNNNNNNNNNNNNNNNNNNNNNNNNNNNNNNNNNNNNNNNNNNNNNNNNNNNNNNNNNNNNNNNNNNNNNNNNNNNNNNNNNNNNNNNNNNNNNNNNNNNNNNNNNNNNNNNNNNNNNNNNNNNNNNNNNNNNNNNNNNNNNNNNNNNNNNNNNNNNNNNNNNNNNNNNNNNNNNNNNNNNNNNNNNNNNNNNNNNNNNNNNNNNNNNNNNNNNNNNNNNNNNNNNNNNNNNNNNNNNNNNNNNNNNNNNNNNNNNNNNNNNNNNNNNNNNNNNNNNNNNNNNNNNNNNNNNNNNNNNNNNNNNNNNNNNNNNNNNNNNNNNNNNNNNNNNNNNNNNNNNNNNNNNNNNNNNNNNNNNNNNNNNNNNNNNNNNNNNNNNNNNNNNNNNNNNNNNNNNNNNNNNNNNNNNNNNNNNNNNNNNNNNNNNNNNNNNNNNNNNNNNNNNNNNNNNNNNNNNNNNNNNNGGTAGATTCGAGACTTGAGGAGATTGTCGATGATGATTCGTGACTGACGGTTGAGGAGACTCTCGAAGTTGACTCGAGAATTCTGGTGGATTCATCGCGGAGGCGAGAGGTTGAGGAAAAGGACGCCTGGTTGGATCTTCGCCGGAAGGGGATGTTCCGGGAAAGCTCCTCGAGTGCTGGAACAGATTTGTCGGAGGTGGATAGTCTCGGTAAGAAGGTGTAGGTCTCGCTGGAGGCTGGAGGTTTGGGACAGGAGTTCCCTGAGAATCAGTCTCTGGGACTCGATGGTTCGCCGGCGTGAAGGTATACTGGGGAGGAAGATTGGCGGGTCTGTGATTCGCCGTTTGTGAGGTTCCAGAGGTTCGATTAgaggggtttcttcttcctccgcctcttttctttactccaGCCATCAAGGGTTTACGGTTTCGTCGAGTGAGAGGAatttagatctagggttttgaggttTCGCTGTTtcgtctcgaagaagaagaagaagaagaagaaatgagaaaagaaatgttagattagggtttgttcggggaagaaaacgaaaaataatGGGTTTTCGTGTTTTGTTAAGGCCCAAATTTATTTAAGCAATCGCTAAATAGTAGCTCTTTAGTTGCAATCTTTTAGCGACTGTCAAACTGGTCTCTAAATTAGTCGTAAATTGGCGAGAGTagtttgttttaaacaaaaataaccgACAAGTGCTtatgagttatgaaaacaaaacttgaagacCTTGGCTTTTCCTtcagttctttttttccttgaGCTGGGGcgaaaaacccagaaaacattcaCGACCTTGAAAGTAAAAcatacaacataaacaaaataagatgACAGAAAACTTAAtctatgttttaatataaatggttacaaatggaTTATTCCCACAACTTACACCCTCATTGTACTGACTGCCGCCATCGCCCCCCAAAATGGGGATTAGAAAGAATCCATTTTCCTTTATTCACTGTTGTAGCAAACATAGCCTCAATACCTCTGCATAATCAAACAATATCAACACCAAAATGtctacaaatttttaaaaaaatgtaaggaAATttatgtttgttcaaaaaaaaaaaaatgtaaggaAATTTATATGTACTTTTTTGGCTCCTTGGATTTATTTCGCTGTAGTCCAGCACACTCACAGAAATTACAAGGCTCCTTTACAAGGAATAAGCCTGCATAATCATCAACCACAGAGAGAGACTCATCAGCACGAATATTTTTTCATAAgatatttaagaaaaagaacaaagaaagttgaagaataaatatttttttcatagcCTTAATTACCGTTTTGGAATCTTCCAATTATTTTCTGCCCGTGGTCTACAACAGTACATCAGCGCAGGCGAACAACTGCTgcataatcaaaacaaagagaCGACTCATCAACAACAATGTCTATAAACAGAACTAAAAAGCAGTTGATATTGAAGAAAatttatatgttctttttttttttaattatagccTTAGTATGGTTTCTTCCATTCCCTTTGACTAAGAATGTCACTCCAGTTGtcaaaacaaaacccataaatCTGATGCCTGTTAAACTTGCGCCCAGCTCTCATAGcccttcttgtttttgttctaacCTTCCTGTACCGACACCAGGTACGTACAACAATAGatttaccaaattaaaaataaatgaattaattttataatagataaaaaatattataataaataaatatatatatatatatatgttaccttataatttttcataattaaattaaaaaaaattgggtggATCCGATAATTTATTGGTTCGGGTGGAGCGACCCGATTAATATTAATATGTGTCTTGGATCGGTAATTACTGAATCAACTTGTAAAGGGGTTAAGATTCTTAACTAAGAAGAGgcagagaagacaaaaacaaaacagtttcCGTCCGTCACTCGTTCCGACAACAAAACCTCCGATTAAACAAACCTCCGTCGGGATTTCAAATGGAATCACGGGTATTGTTCTCGAGTCAACTCTACTTTCCGCCGCCGGTTCAGAATCGCGACAACTCGATTGCTCCTTCGTTGTTGGCGCCTCCTTCCCGGAAtgctctctccttctctttcccAGAATTAACCCGATCTGCAATGAGGATCGGAAAAACACTTGTAAAAGCTGCTCCAATCGTAGCGGAGGTTGGTGATGTTTCGAGAAGAGATGGAGTCATAATAATAAGAAGGAAGAAGCTTGCTGTGTTTGTGTCCGGAGGTGGTTCCAATTTCAAGAAGATTCATGAGGGATGCAGTGTTGGTTCTGTTCACGGggatgttgttttgttggtcaCTAACAATAAAGGTATTACCTTTCTTCTCTGTTGGTTCTTTGGGTTAGTGAATCAGACAAGAACTCCAAAAGCAAAAGAATTGATTCAGACAAGAACTGCTTGCTATCagtgttttgattttgagtacTTGTTTATATGTATATCAATCTTAGATTGTGGAGGTGCTGAGTATGCAAGAAGTAATGGCATTCCTGTTTTAGTATTCCCAAAAGGGAAACGAGAACCATCTGATGGACTCTCTTCTACAGAGCTCGTTGATGTTCTTAGGTtgccatctctctctctctctctcattctttaGTCAATGGGTGTTACCACTTTTTTTTCTAGATATGTCTCTTTAACATTGGTTTAATGGACAGGGAATATGGTGTAGACTTTGTTCTTCTAGCTGGATATTTGAAACTTATACCGGTTGAGCTGGTGCAAGCTTTTCCTAAACGGATTCTAAATATCCATCCTGCGCTTCTTCCGGCTTTTGGAGGCAAAGGGCTTTATGGTGAGAGAGTTCATAAAGCTGTTCTTGCATCTGGAGCTAGGTGAAGTCGCATACTCACTCATACAATGtgtagtttctttctttttcttatgtgcaagaaaacatgaaacggGTTTTATTATGTAGGTATTCAGGTCCGACAATTCACTTTGTCGATGAAGAGTACGACTCAGGGCGTATACTTGCTCAAAGTGCAGTCCGCGTGAATGCTAATGATACACCAGAGGAATTGGCCAAAAGGGTTCTTCGTGAGGTGCTTACTACTAAAGAATACTTTTGAATATTACATTTTACAAGTCAGATAatttcattggtttttttttccttctttctatTTTGGGCTTAGGAACACAAACTCTATGTTGAGGTAGTAGCTGCAATCTGCGAAGAACGTATAAAATGGAGAGAAGATGGTGTTCCTCTCATTCAAAGCAAAGAAAACCCTGACGAGTATTATTAGATCATTGACAAATGAAGTTCAACCACATTGGATCTCAGATTAGTTCCATTTTCAAATCAATGTATTTCAACCTTAGGTCATATAGTCTTCAGGCTGTAGAAGAAGTTTTTGCGCAGAGTATAGATTGTGAAATGTTTCTGAAAGCTCAagttttgtttcagtttggtcaGAATTATATGGAAGGAGATGAAATTAAAGCCAAGAGACTTTTTGTATTGTGTAATACCAAAAGctttatccaatttttttccCTAGAGTGTTTTATTACcataaagttttatttcatctataagaagaatcaaaatctCTGAAATCCATATTACAGATTCTAAAATGTAGAAACAGGGTTTTTATCAACTAGATTTGTTCCTAGAAGAAATGATTGGGTTAAGATGGAGCCCCGAGATAGAATGCAAGGCGAAGAATGTCACTGAATATTCCACCGGCTGTGACTTGAGCACCAGCACCAGGTCCACGAACAATCAGAGGCTGTTCTTTGTACCGTTTGGTTGTGAAAGCGATGATGTTGTCAGCGCCTGAGAGCTGAGCAAACGGATGATCTTTCTTGTACCGTTTCAACTCTACTGTTCCCTTTTTCTCTACCGCGTCTACAACTCCTACATATCTCAAGACCTATAAACACANNNNNNNNNNNNNNNNNNNNNNNNNNNNNNNNNNNNNNNNNNNNNNNNNNNNNNNNNNNNNNNNNNNNNNNNNNNNNNNNNNNNNNNNNNNNNNNNNNNNNNNNNNNNNNNNNNNNNNNNNNNNNNNNNNNNNNNNNNNNNNNNNNNNNNNNNNNNNNNNNNNNNNNNNNNNNNNNNNNNNNNNNNNNNNNNNNNNNNNNNNNNNNNNNNNNNNNNNNNNNNNNNNNNNNNNNNNNNNNNNNNNNNNNNNNNNNNNNNNNNNNNNNNNNNNNNNNNNNNNNNNNNNNNNNNNNNNNNNNNNNNNNNNNNNNNNNNNNNNNNNNNNNNNNNNNNNNNNNNNNNNNNNNNNNNNNNNNNNNNNNNNNNNNNNNNNNNNNNNNNNNNNNNNNNNNNNNNNNNNNNNNNNNNNNNNNNNNNNNNNNNNNNNNNNNNNNNNNNNNNNNNNNNNNNNNNNNNNNNNNNNNNNNNNNNNNNNNNNNNNNNNNNNNNNNNNNNNNNNNNNNNNNNNNNNNNNNNNNNNNNNNNNNNNNNNNNNNNNNNNNNTCTTTTTCTTATGtgcaagaaaacatgaaacggGTTTTATTATGTAGGTATTCAGGTCCGACAATTCACTTTGTCGATGAAGAGTACGACTCAGGGCGTATACTTGCTCAAAGTGCAGTCCGCGTGAATGCTAATGATACACCAGAGGAATTGGCCAAAAGGGTTCTTCGTGAGGTGCTTACTACTAAAGAATACTTTTGAATATTACATTTTACAAGTCAGATAatttcattggtttttttttccttctttctatTTTGGGCTTAGGAACACAAACTCTATGTTGAGGTAGTAGCTGCAATCTGCGAAGAACGTATAAAATGGAGAGAAGATGGTGTTCCTCTCATTCAAAGCAAAGAAAACCCTGACGAGTATTATTAGATCATTGACAAATGAAGTTCAACCACATTGGATCTCAGATTAGTTCCATTTTCAAATCAATGTATTTCAACCTTAGGTCATATAGTCTTCAGGCTGTAGAAGAAGTTTTTGCGCAGAGTATAGATTGTGAAATGTTTCTGAAAGCTCAagttttgtttcagtttggtcaGAATTATATGGAAGGAGATGAAATTAAAGCCAAGAGACTTTTTGTATTGTGTAATACCAAAAGctttatccaatttttttccCTAGAGTGTTTTATTACcataaagttttatttcatctataagaagaatcaaaatctCTGAAATCCATATTACAGATTCTAAAATGTAGAAACAGGGTTTTTATCAACTAGATTTGTTCCTAGAAGAAATGATTGGGTTAAGATGGAGCCCCGAGATAGAATGCAAGGCGAAGAATGTCACTGAATATTCCACCGGCTGTGACTTGAGCACCAGCACCAGGTCCACGAACAATCAGAGGCTGTTCTTTGTACCGTTTGGTTGTGAAAGCGATGATGTTGTCAGCGCCTGAGAGCTGAGCAAACGGATGATCTTTCTTGTACCGTTTCAACTCTACTGTTCCCTTTTTCTCTACCGCGTCTACAACTCCTACATATCTCAAGACCTataaacacacacaacacaGCAACATAATCTGAAATGAGTTATTTTCGAGGCTGTGCGTTCGGTTTTTAACATGAGGCACTACTTACTTCTCCTGCTGCTTCAGCCTCTTGTCTTTGTTTGGACAATTCTTCATCAAACTGAGGTAGCTTCTCCATGAACTCTTCTGCTGATGCACAAGCCTGTAATGAACATTGGAATAGAATACTGAAGTGTCAAAAGGATTATCTTTGTTGACGATGAGAATTAATATTGTATACAGAGACTTACTTGTAGAGGCTTTGGCACAAGATTCTGGACTGGGAGGCCGTCAAGATCCAATCTTAAGCCTGATTCTCTGGCAAGAATTGTCACCTGCATAAGAAGCAGATACAAGAAGGTTCAGAATCATTAAATGATCAAACACAAGCTGGACCCAATTTGGTGACAGAAAAAAACCGTACTTTTCTGGCAACATCTGTTCCAGATAGATCATCTCGTGGATCTGGCTCTGTGAAACCTGCCTGCTTTGCTTCCGCTACAACATCACTGAAGCTTCTGGTGCCGACAAAATTGTTGAAAAGGTAGCTTAAAGTACCACTGCAGCAAGGCATCAAAGGATAATATTAGAGTGTGTGAAGATGCAAAGCCGGCTCATTCTTTTGTTATCTGAACAAATTGTTGTGGTACCAAGCTGAACAGGAGATACCTGAAAATGCCCTCAATCCGCAGTATTTTATCACCTGTTTCGAGAAGACCACGTAAAGTGCTGATAATTGGAAGACCAGCTCCAACGGTTGCTTCATAGAAGTAATGTGTGTACGATTTTCTTTGAAGATCTCTAATCTTTAGATACTGCATTTACAAAAGGAAAGTGTTACCAACTAGTCTATATATGCTCATGGAATCACGGAACCTCAACAAGAACAAAGTTGTAGCTTTCTATTCAACAGTCACTAAGACATATCGAACTCTTAACCTGATCAAGTGGTCCTGAGTTAGCCTTTTTGTTCGGAGTGACCACATGAATTCCTCGGAGCAACCAGTCGTAGTAACAGCTAGCGATACCAGCATCGGCCGTACAATCAACCATAACAGAATTTGGAATGAAATGATTTCCCTTCACATATTGGGTGAACTTCTCCATGTTAGCTGTTTCTCCCTCTTCTTTCATAAGTTCTCTCCATCTTGATAAGTCAATTCCCCTAAAAGATGATGATTGTGTAAGGATTACAGCAGTAATGCGGTTCACCTACAAGTATTGAATCAAGTTCGTTGACTTACGATTCACTCATCAACATTTTACTTGAGCCAGTGATCCCTATAACACGCAAGTCAATTTTGAACTCTTCTTTGAGCACTGCAGCCtgtgaaaataattttaaagatgaTTCAGCTTGAACCTGTATATAACTATAATCTCACATATACACATCAGATACTAACCTGATCTCTAATCTGATCAAGTAAGGTTCCACCAATTAATCCAGGTCCTATGATCCCCACAGCCAAAGTGGTTCTGGATAGGTAAAATCTTGAGTGCACAGCTCTTAATGCCCTAATGCAATCTTCACGCTTGACAACTACTGTAATATTGAATTCGGAGCAACCTTGAGCTATAGCACGGATGTTGATATTGGCCTGCAGTTATTTAGGAATGGCAAGCAGAGCTTCTTAGCACAAAAAGGATATGAAATGAACGATAGAACCGTCATTCGATTTTCTTTGCAAACACTACACTTGCTTACCTTTGCTAATGCGTTGAAAAAAGTGGCAGAAACACCAGGAGTGCTCGCCATTTTCTGGCCAACTGCTGCTAATATGCTACAATTAGGGATGATTTCAatctgaaaaaagaaaaaattaaaaccatagGTTGAGAAAAATAGCCGATGCCTAAACAAGAATCCAATTGATCACCTGGGAAAGGCGACCACCGGTCAAAGCTTGACGAAATCGGGAATTCAATGCTTCAGAAACAGCTTTCACTTCCTTCTCAGGTACAGCAAAGCATACAGAATGCTCGCTACTAGCCTGGATTTATGTATGTTAATTAAGAACCCACAATTGACAAGGGAGAGCATAACAGATGAAAGAAATCAGAAAGTTGAACTAGAATGACCTGTGAGATCATAATCACATTAGCTCCAACTTCCTTGACAGCAGCAAAAATGGCACTGGCAGTACCAGGAACACCAGCCATTCCAGTTCTATAAAAAGAATGCAAAGTTCGTATAAGAAATAAAGTAATCATCGAGTTTGTAACACAATATCCACCATCAGCTCACCCTTCTACATTTACAAGAGCCAAATTGTCAATCGTTGCAAAGCCTTTGACAGGAGCGTCTAATTTATACCCATCCTCATCTTCAGTTTGCCGACATATCATTGTTCCAGGGGCAGAGAGGTTGAAAATGTTCCTTATTACAATTGGGATGTCATATTTCATCACTGGAATAATGGTCCGGGGATGTAAAACGTTTGCCCCAAAGTAAGACTGCGCAGGAATATCAACATGAATGTTATGTGTAAACAACGATTCTGGAAAGCTACGCTTTTAAACAAGGGAAACAGGTTGGAAAGTTACCATTTCCCAAGCTTCTTGATAAGAAAGAGTCTTCAGTACAACAGCTTCACTAACTGCATCGAAACATATTCATTAGCATAACAGTAGACAAACATAATGAGGAACACACGCCTGTCATGGCTCTATAACTACTCCTAACTATATGGCAGTTAAATGTATGCTTGCACATACCTTTCCGTGGATCTGCACTGTACACGCCATCAACATCTGTCCAGATTGTGAGTTGGTGAGATCTAAACAGAGCACCCATTATAGCTGCAGAGAAGTCACTCCCATCTCTCTTGAGAGTCGTTGGAATGTTCTGTGGTGTACTGGCTATGAAGCCAGTTGCTATAATAATCTTTGCTGAGTTCAGGGAAAACCACTTTTCCAGTCTCTTTTCTGATTCCACAAAGTCAGGATCGACTTGATTAGAGCTCGTCGGAATAACAACAAGCACATCCCTTGCATCCATCCAGGTGCAGTCCAATCCACTCTAAAAGGGAAATGCACACAAGCATGTAAGAATGGTAAACAGAAAAACTTATTCTTCTTAATTAGAATTTCCTCCCAGCACAACATCTAGGACTTTTATACCTTTCTCACAACAGCAGCTAACATCTGAGCAGACCACAACTCTCCATGACCCACAACGAAGTCTGAGAAAGATTCTGTCGCATGACCAGCTGCAGAGATAAAAGAGTTCATAACAGGAGGAATAAGATTTCAGAACAACATATACCAAATCCAATTCAACCACTTAATAACTCCTCCTAACAATATGAAATTAGCATTGAGAAAGAGGAAAACGAAACCAGTACCTATGTAAATAGCACGAAGCATTGCTTTGAGATTGTTTATATCATCATTTAACCGAGCCAAGAAACTCGCAAGTTCATCTCCATCAAGCAAGTCAACAGCAGTTGCTCGGTGCTTTTCAAGAACA from Camelina sativa cultivar DH55 chromosome 3, Cs, whole genome shotgun sequence includes:
- the LOC104778998 gene encoding uncharacterized protein LOC104778998, whose amino-acid sequence is MEVELGRPPTIPEVFLRTHTKKDGTFVDKKAQAVHEAYKKRREAKLAAQDNDESSDGTSRRSELSHEEDDELFLQSTYINDRGTYFGVGSLGSYINGKRKYPGSSSTFTTLQQQLEDANRKIEEQAALQAKRDAKASWVAAEALRVASE
- the LOC104778999 gene encoding serine/arginine repetitive matrix protein 1-like, whose amino-acid sequence is MAGVKKRGGGRRNPSNRTSGTSQTANHRPANLPPQYTFTPANHRVPETDSQGTPVPNLQPPARPTPSYRDYPPPTNLFQHSRSFPGTSPSGEDPTRRPFPQPLASAMNPPEFSSQLRESPQPRPFPQPLASATNPPEFSSQLRESPQPSVTNHHRQSPQVSNLPRESPLPRQSHRPLSSQPGQPRAASASLHSSQAQNSHEEEADSEDDGARESNLPADVLASLHDMLVQPGREKYTTVLSLSLERGTTW
- the LOC104777160 gene encoding phosphoribosylglycinamide formyltransferase, chloroplastic-like, producing the protein MESRVLFSSQLYFPPPVQNRDNSIAPSLLAPPSRNALSFSFPELTRSAMRIGKTLVKAAPIVAEVGDVSRRDGVIIIRRKKLAVFVSGGGSNFKKIHEGCSVGSVHGDVVLLVTNNKDCGGAEYARSNGIPVLVFPKGKREPSDGLSSTELVDVLREYGVDFVLLAGYLKLIPVELVQAFPKRILNIHPALLPAFGGKGLYGERVHKAVLASGARYSGPTIHFVDEEYDSGRILAQSAVRVNANDTPEELAKRVLREEHKLYVEVVAAICEERIKWREDGVPLIQSKENPDEYY
- the LOC104777157 gene encoding bifunctional aspartokinase/homoserine dehydrogenase 1, chloroplastic, whose product is MPVVSLAKVVSSPVVAGDFSVRVPFIYGRRLVSNRVSFEKLRRRSCIGHCVISELQSPRVLGSVTDLALDNSVENGHLPKGDSWAVHKFGGTCVGNSERIKDVADVVVKDASERKLVVVSAMAKVTDMMYDLIHRAQSRDDSYLSALAAVLEKHRATAVDLLDGDELASFLARLNDDINNLKAMLRAIYIAGHATESFSDFVVGHGELWSAQMLAAVVRKSGLDCTWMDARDVLVVIPTSSNQVDPDFVESEKRLEKWFSLNSAKIIIATGFIASTPQNIPTTLKRDGSDFSAAIMGALFRSHQLTIWTDVDGVYSADPRKVSEAVVLKTLSYQEAWEMSYFGANVLHPRTIIPVMKYDIPIVIRNIFNLSAPGTMICRQTEDEDGYKLDAPVKGFATIDNLALVNVEGTGMAGVPGTASAIFAAVKEVGANVIMISQASSEHSVCFAVPEKEVKAVSEALNSRFRQALTGGRLSQIEIIPNCSILAAVGQKMASTPGVSATFFNALAKANINIRAIAQGCSEFNITVVVKREDCIRALRAVHSRFYLSRTTLAVGIIGPGLIGGTLLDQIRDQAAVLKEEFKIDLRVIGITGSSKMLMSESGIDLSRWRELMKEEGETANMEKFTQYVKGNHFIPNSVMVDCTADAGIASCYYDWLLRGIHVVTPNKKANSGPLDQYLKIRDLQRKSYTHYFYEATVGAGLPIISTLRGLLETGDKILRIEGIFSGTLSYLFNNFVGTRSFSDVVAEAKQAGFTEPDPRDDLSGTDVARKVTILARESGLRLDLDGLPVQNLVPKPLQACASAEEFMEKLPQFDEELSKQRQEAEAAGEVLRYVGVVDAVEKKGTVELKRYKKDHPFAQLSGADNIIAFTTKRYKEQPLIVRGPGAGAQVTAGGIFSDILRLAFYLGAPS